The following is a genomic window from Mustela lutreola isolate mMusLut2 chromosome 5, mMusLut2.pri, whole genome shotgun sequence.
CATTGGGTTGTTAGGAGaccagatgaggaaatagaacCCCCAGGCCCCCACACCGGGCCTGGCTGCAGGAATTTGGCGGGAAACGTCAGCCACTTGTGTGCTCTTGCTATCTGGTAATCCCCAGGCTTCAGAGGTTGTAATCCTGGTCCATTTGGGGCCTGTCACCCCTACGATTATAAAGGAATCATGCGATTACGCCGGCCTTTCAAGCTTGATCAAGATCAAACAGAGTGGGCTTGTGTATTAGAAAACGAGAACATCCCTCCCCGCCTCCAACTTAATGATTTGAGGGACGcggtttattttccttaaaaagaaatttcaggagGAATACAGGAACTAACTCAAACGAAAAACGTCAACCCAAAGTGTGACAACGAGGCTGATCGTCTAGGTGGTGCCGGACGACCTGGATCGGGGAACACCGCGGTGCCACCGTTTCTCCCGCCACATCCTGCCCGAGCACCACTGGCACCAGACGCCCGGCAGGCTCCACCCCCTCTCCGCTGCTAGCCGCTGGGGGAGGCGGCAGAAAGGGCGGGAGCGCGGGGCCGTGAGGGCACCAAGGTCAAGGGGGAGGGCCGCGTCCCGGCCCCTTCGAGCGGTGCCGCGGACCTCGGCGGAACCCTGCGCGCCCGATCTCGGCCGCCGAGTTCTCCCACTTCCAGCCGGGCGACCTTGGTTTGCGAGACTTCCTAGAGCCCAGTTTCCTCTTTTGGGAGAACGGAGTGCGCGAAGCTACCGATGCTGGGATGGGGCGCTCCGGCACGAGAGACTGCGGCTGCACGGGGCGGCGAGGAGAGGTCTTCGGCCCCCCGCGGGATTCCGGCTGCCGGCTGCCGGCTGCCGGCTGCCGGCGCCGCTCTCCCGCCCGGCTCCGGGAGCCGTCCGCAGGGCCCTGGCTCGCGCGGATTCTAAAATGAGGACAAAGCCCGCCCGGATTTAGCGTGCGCGCGCCGCTGCGGCCAATGGGACGCCGGCGCGGGGTTGAGTGACGGGCAGGCGCAGCCAATGATCACGCGCCTTGTTGCGAGGTGCGCCCGGCCCCGGCATTATAAAGAGCGCCACGAGTCGGCATTGTCAGGCGGCGGCACCGCGCGGGCGCCAGTGAGCCTGTCTGTCGGTGAGCTCCGTGCGGCGCGGCGGCGAAGGAGGGCGCGAGGTCGCGGCGGCTCCGTCGGCGGACGGAGGCGAGGCCCGGCAGCGCGGGCGTGAGCGCGGCCGAGCCCGCGGCGCCTTTCCGGCGGGTGGGGACGAGCGGGCCCCGCGGCGTCATCGGCGGCGAGGTGAGCGGCCGGGCccgcgggcggcgggcggggggaAGCCTGGGCGGGAGCCGCGCGGGCCTGACGCGCTGGGGCCACTCGTTGCAGGAGCCGCCGCGCCCCGGCCTAGCATGTCGGAAGCGGGTGAGGAGCAGCCCATGGAGACCACGGGCGCCACCGAGAACGGACACGAGGCCGCCCCCGAAGGCGAGTCGCCGGCGGGGGCCGGCACCGGGGCCGCGGCGAGCGCCGGAGGCGGGAGCTCGGCGCCCCCGGCCAGCAACCAGAACGGTGCCGAGGGTGACCAGATCAACGCCAGCAAGAACGAGGAGGACGCGGGGTAGGTGCGGTCGCGGGCCGACCGGGGCGCCGCCTTTGTTCCGGGGCCGCCTTTTGTTGGCGCCAcgcggcggggggaggggcgggcgggcggccgggGCCTGCTCGAGGCCCGTCGCCCTGCCCCTCCGCGCCTGACGCCCGCCGCGCCGCCGCTCGCGCCGGAGTTTGCAGGAGTTTTGTTGGGTCGACTTTGGCGCCGCCCCGGGGCTGCTCGCGCGGGGCCGGGGGGCGGGCGGCCCGGAAGGGGGAGTGCGCTCGGACCCGGGGCCGAGCCGGCCTTGGGCTCCGCGGGGCTGCGTGGGCGGAGTTGGCGCGCGCCCCGGCCgtggcctccctctctcccccccaccccgcggaGGGCGGAGTCACGGTCTGAACGCGGTCTCCGGCCCCCGGAAGCCTGAGTTCCTGGAGAGCGAGCTCTCGGGGGCGGTGAGGACCGTCCGGGCCGGCGGCTTTCTGTCTTAACTTGCTTGTTAGGCGGATGACTTCGAGTTGTGAAGGTTCGGGGCTTCTGCCCCAGGCCGCAGTGCCCTCCCTTCCGCTGCCCCGTCGCGGACTGCACCGCCTAGAGCTTCTCGCGGCTCACGGTTGTGTGGGAGGGGAGTGAAGATTGGTGGACACTTCCCCAACATAGGCCCCTCGGGGGCTCTCGGGGCAGACCCGCATTCCGGATGGCGGCTTTGCTTACCCGCTAGCACTGAAGGTGGTGGTGTCAGGGCCGGCCCCAACATCACAGCGCTGTTGTAAGGCTCGTTGGCACGTGTGTCTTTACCATTTCAGAAAAATGTTCGTTGGTGGCCTGAGCTGGGATACCAGCAAAAAAGATCTAAAGGATTACTTTACCAAATTTGGAGAGGTCGTTGATTGTACAATAAAGATGGATCCCAACACTGGCCGGTCAAGAGGGTTTGGGTTTATCCTCTTCAAAGATGCAGCCAGTGTGGAAAAGGTAAGCTGGGCGCTTGATGTCAGCGGCATGAAGTTTGTTCTAGGATAGGGTTCTGAGAGCACGATGAGTTTGTGTGTTCTGTAGGTGCTTGAGGGCTTTGGGAAAAGCAGATGTGAGGAACTCTGTTCTGTTTTTGAGGGGATTACAGATACAGATTAAATGGGCCCAGGAAGATTATACTTGGTGtttattgggtttttttggtgtcaCTTCTGGGCAAATCCTTTATCCTGAGGACTAGAATGGAGTCCAAGGTTGCTGTGAatgaaataggtattattttagGTCCATtttacagtaaacaaaacaaaggccCAGAAGTGTAAGTAGAAAGAGGTCacagccagaaagggctggattCCAACCGTAGCAGCCCACCTCCAGCCTGCCTCACTACTGCTTAACTTGCGAAAGAGAGGCTTTGAACTGAGCCAGTGCTCTCTGGGAAAGCGGtggggggagttgggggaggtcTCTAGGGGCTCAGATAAACTAGCTGTACTTGGAAGTTTGGAGATGAAGTTGTGTTGCTAAGTCATGTAGGAGTGGAGTATGAAGGGGGTCAAACACTTTTGTGTACCAGTGTTGGGGTCTTCATGGCTCAAAGAGAAGGGGCTTGTTGAGGATGGTGCTGTTGAGTTCGAAGCTCATTTTCTTATGTTGGGACAGGTCCTAgaccagaaggaacacaggctggaTGGCCGTGTTATTGACCCCAAAAAGGCCATGGCCATGAAGAAGGACCCGGTAAAGAAAATTTTTGTGGGGGGTCTGAACCCTGAAGCCACTGAGGAGAAGATCAGGGAGTACTTTCGAGAGTTCGGGGAGGTGAGTGTGGGACCCTGGTTGGTGGCCTGCTGATTGCCCTGAGGTTGCTCTCCCTGGTCCTAGGCAGCCTTGGCTGGTTATAGCTCTCTGAGGCTTTTTCATTCTGGCCTTTTCGGGTCTTTTCTCCTCAGAGTTCCCTGTAGGCCCTGGGGGGTGGGAAGAGGCATTGGTTCTGAGCTTTGCCTACGTTTACAGATTGAGGCCATTGAGCTTCCAATGGATCCAAAGTTGAACAAAAGACGAGGTTTTGTTTTCATCACTTTTAAAGAAGAGGAACCTGtgaagaaagttctggagaaaAAGTTCCATACCATCAGTGGCAGTAAGGTAAGGTGTCTGTCTCCAGCTCTGTATCTGGCCTTCTGTTGGTGGAGAGCTGGCTCTTACTTAACAGGTGTGCCTCAGGAGTTGGGCTACCTCTCTGGGGCAGTCTGACCCTGCTGGGTTCTGCCAGTGCCTGCTATCCTGATTGGGGCAGATGATCCCATCCTTCAGGGAGTTCTGGGCTGGTAGATTTGGTAGAAACCCAGGATGTGTGGGAGGCAGGAGAAAGGGTCTTTTCTCTGGGCTAGAATATGTTCAGTAGCCCTTTTGATTCCTGATTGAAAGCTAGAGGTTGTGGTGTTCTCCATCTGGCGTCCAAGGTGAATATGGCCTGTACTAAGTCTCAGAAGATTCTAGAACTTCTGTTATTAATGGGTTCGTTTCCTTTGGGTAAAGTTGTTTCTCTTGTGgagcttttttctctctcctgtcacAACCAGATCTTTTGTTTGCTTCCACCTGCTCTGGCTCTGGATGTTGGTTTAGTCGGTTTCCACCTCAGATGAGGGTTCTTCCCAAAGCTCCCAGGGTTTTAGTCCACGTGTGTCTGTGGTCAGTTTTGCCTAAGTGAGCGGTGCCTCACGGTGAGAAGTGCCAGCCCTTCCCTCTGAACTCTGGCCagtagtggggtggggggtgttgggggTGTCTTTCGGTTCAGGTGTTCTCCAGGTGGCAGAGGAGGCAGTTGAGGgtgtggctggctggctgggtgtGGCAGGTCTGAGCTCAGCAGCAGCCAGATAAGGTGGGACAGGTAGGGGGTGGGGCTTCTAGAAGTCTTAATCCTAGCTGGGATGCAGAATTGGGCCCTTAAATTTTACATCAAATGAGTTGAAGTCTAGGTGCAGCAGCTGGGTGAAGGCTGTTCCCCTAGACATTgacacccctcacccccccactgAATGTGAAATGGCAGGAAGTACCTGTAAGGTAGTCAGTTGCTACTGGTGGTGGgttttgaaataaatgtattcagcatttttaattaaacagAAGACACCAGATGGAATCACTTGGGGAAGATTTCTTGGTTTAGGGTATGCTTGGATGGTGACACATTGTAGAAAATGGTATCTTAGAGGTCCTATTTAGGAGAGTATATGTGTGAGGGTATTTCCTCTAAAAAGTAAACTTCTGATTGACTTGGGCAGGAACACTGGGTGGGAGGTCCTGAACCTGATCCCAGCCGCAGTGGGCAGATTTTGAGCAAAAAGGAAACTGACTCTTTGGCTCCTCAGAGGACACAGACATCTGGCCCTTCCCACCAACAGGCCagtggttgggagaaggggaggggagagcagcgAGGCCCAGGGAGGCCCTGCCCTGAGCCTCAGTGGCTTCCTTCCTCAAAGCCAGAGGTCAGAGGCGCAGCCTCAGCCTGTTGGAGTGGGATGCTTCATTTCTTctgtaaaggaaaggaaaaaaaaaataagtttcccCCCACTTCTTTTCTAAGGCCCCTGATCTGAGAAGTCAGCTCTGAGGCCTCTTTCCCAGGAGGACGGGGCTGGCCTCAGAGCTGCCCACCTGGTGTGGAATCGGGCTATGCTGGGTTGGCCTCGGCCTCAGGCTCACTGTGCCTTCTCCCAGTTGTTCGATCTGGGCTGCCATCAGCAGGCCTCAAATTACAGCTGTCACCCCAGTAAGTTCTCTGGGGAAAGGTTTTGGCCCAAAGGCCCTAGTGAGTCCTGATCCAGAGATTTTAGTTGTGGTCCCGAGGGTTTCTAGCCCAAATGTGGCTTCCACTTAAGCATGTTTCTtttgaacttttttaaaagattgattttagaggggcgcctgggtggctcagtgggttaagctgctgcctttggctcgggtcatgatctcagggtcctgggatcgagtcccgcatcgggctctctgctcagcagggagcctgcttcccttcctctctctctgcctgcctctctgcttacttgtg
Proteins encoded in this region:
- the HNRNPAB gene encoding heterogeneous nuclear ribonucleoprotein A/B isoform X1 — its product is MSEAGEEQPMETTGATENGHEAAPEGESPAGAGTGAAASAGGGSSAPPASNQNGAEGDQINASKNEEDAGKMFVGGLSWDTSKKDLKDYFTKFGEVVDCTIKMDPNTGRSRGFGFILFKDAASVEKVLDQKEHRLDGRVIDPKKAMAMKKDPVKKIFVGGLNPEATEEKIREYFREFGEIEAIELPMDPKLNKRRGFVFITFKEEEPVKKVLEKKFHTISGSKCEIKVAQPKEVYQQQQYGSGGRGNRNRGNRGSGGGGGSGGQSQSWNQGYGSYWNQGYGYQQGYGPGYGGYDYSPYGYYGYGPGYDYSQGGTNYGKSQRRGGHQNNYKPY
- the HNRNPAB gene encoding heterogeneous nuclear ribonucleoprotein A/B isoform X2, which encodes MSEAGEEQPMETTGATENGHEAAPEGESPAGAGTGAAASAGGGSSAPPASNQNGAEGDQINASKNEEDAGKMFVGGLSWDTSKKDLKDYFTKFGEVVDCTIKMDPNTGRSRGFGFILFKDAASVEKVLDQKEHRLDGRVIDPKKAMAMKKDPVKKIFVGGLNPEATEEKIREYFREFGEIEAIELPMDPKLNKRRGFVFITFKEEEPVKKVLEKKFHTISGSKCEIKVAQPKEVYQQQQYGSGGRGNRNRGNRGSGGGGGSGGQGGTNYGKSQRRGGHQNNYKPY